One genomic window of Falco cherrug isolate bFalChe1 chromosome 20, bFalChe1.pri, whole genome shotgun sequence includes the following:
- the CACNA1F gene encoding voltage-dependent L-type calcium channel subunit alpha-1F isoform X5 has protein sequence MSESEENGEGPPKEVPSFTEAMAQPLGWPIAEGNGGPAGGGTPPGHRQRRPPHPKHKGQGSGGVHRSPRALFCLRLNNPIRRAAISIVEWKPFDILILATIFANCVALGVYIPFPEDDSNASNHNLEQVEYVFLIIFTVETFLKIIAYGLVLHPSAYIRNGWNLLDFVIVIVGLFSVILEQASHKPGEAHHMSGKPGGFDVKALRAFRVLRPLRLVSGVPSLHIVLNSIMKAMVPLLHIALLVLFVIIIYAIIGLELFIGRMHKTCFFIGSDLESEDDPSPCAFSGHGRACLQNNTECRGRWEGPNGGITNFDNFFFAMLTVFQCITMEGWTDVLYWMQDAMGHELPWIYFVSLVIFGSFFVLNLVLGVLSGEFSKEREKAKARGDFQKLREKQQMEEDLRGYMDWITQAEDLEGDEEEGEHEKHRLTAEDLMGKRKPRLKWLRHASHSTDTHASLPGSETTSVNTETAGEEDAQPTACDRCLGKITKTKFWRRLRRLNRLWRRRCRGAVKSVSFYWTVLLLVFLNTLTIASEHHGQPQWLTETQAYANKALLSLFAAEMVLKLYALGPACYFASFFNRFDCFVVCGGVLETALVERGAMEPLGISVLRCVRLLRVFKVTRHWASLSNLVGSLLNSMKSIASLLLLLFLFIIIFALLGMQLFGGRFSFDETQTKRSTFDTFPQALLTVFQILTGEDWNAVMYDGIMAYGGPVFPGMLVCVYFVILFICGNYILLNVFLAIAVDNLADGDNINSGGDKKDKPGEAESGAGSQDVSVKIEGEQQQEEEEEEEEGSEEGDEEAAGERDSLGGARLETLEEPPKPKVVPIPEGSAFFLLSSTNPLRVRCHALIHHHIFTNLILVFIILSSVSLAAEDPVRAHSPRNHILGYFDYAFTSIFTVEILLKMTAFGAFLHKGSFCRNWFNLLDLLVVSVSLISFGIHSSAISVVKILRVLRVLRPLRAINRAKGLKHVVQCVFVAIRTIGNIMIVTTLLQFMFACIGVQLFKGKFYSCTDEAKHTPGECKGTFLVYKDGDVSHPSVRERLWHNSDFNFDNVLAGMMALFTVSTFEGWPALLYKAIDANAEDQGPIYNYRVEISIFFIVYIIVIAFFMMNIFVGFVIITFRAQGESEYRNCELDKNQRQCVEYALKAQPLRRYIPKNRTQYRVWAMVNSTAFEYIMFVLILLNTIALAVQHYEQSKPFNYVMDLLNMVFTGLFTVEMVLKIIAFKPRHYFCDAWNTFDALIVVGSVVDIAVTEVNNGGHVGESSEDSSRISITFFRLFRVMRLVKLLSKGEGIRTLLWTFVKSFQALPYVALLIAMIFFIYAVIGMQTFGKVALQDGTQINRNNNFQTFPQAVLLLFRCATGEAWQEIMLASLPGKRCDPESDTEPGEEFTCGSNFAIAYFISFFMLCAFLIINLFVAVIMDNFDYLTRDWSILGPHHLDEFKRVWSEYDPAARGRIKHLDVVTLLRRIQPPLGFGKLCPHRVACKRLVAMNMPLNSDGTVTFNATLFALVRTSLKIKTEGNLDVANKELRAVIKKIWKRTKPKLLDEVIPPPEEEEVTVGKFYATFLIQDYFRKFRRRKERGMLGPSAGPSNECALQAGLQTLQALGPEMRRALSCDLEGDVGPTSTQEEQEQLTYAAPETLYGSAPSPPSLGEPPQAPSLAPTNGEDPAPLPHTTPHHPGGRRREEEGGEDEAAPAESGEEPAGDGSHEEDLEGSAPRRRWVGDRSPGTLPAPQPPRWAGQVPRGGSLPLPARHFALHNGTLEGQQLKRRRLLPPTPAGRKPSFTIQCLRRQGSCDDEPIPGTYNPSGPPGPARPQGYGSSETWRLGGSSQAWATAPTRGHVLYAPLILVEGSPPPGQGAVGSLPPLSRWFVGDRGPPGPLRLRPCGPREALARGSADSLVEAVLISEGLGLFARDPKFVAVAKREIADACDMTMDEMESAAADLLTRRRPAPPPASAAIYSDEEPLRPPAEEELADEMACVGGF, from the exons ATGTCAGAGTCAGAGGAGAATGGAGAGG gaccccccaaGGAGGTGCCGTCCTTCACTGAAGCCATGGCACAGCCCCTGGGGTGGCCGATAGCCGAAGGCAATGGGGGTCCAGCAGGCGGAGGGACCCCCCCAGGTCACCGTCAGCGAcgacccccccaccccaaacacaAGGGTCAGGGTTCCGGGGGGGTCCATCGCTCCCCTCGTGCCCTCTTCTGCCTCCGCCTCAACAACCCCATCCGCCGTGCGGCAATCAGCATTGTCGAGTGGAA GCCCTTCGACATCCTCATCCTCGCCACCATCTTTGCCAACTGCGTGGCCCTGGGTGTCTACATCCCCTTCCCCGAGGACGACTCCAATGCTTCAAACCACAACCTG GAGCAGGTGGAGTACGTCTTCCTCATCATCTTCACGGTCGAGACCTTCCTGAAGATCATCGCCTACGGGCTGGTCCTGCACCCCAGCGCCTACATCCGCAATGGCTGGAACCTCCTTGACTTTGTCATCGTCATTGTGGG GCTCTTCAGTGTCATCCTGGAGCAGGCGTCGCACAAACCCGGCGAAGCTCACCACATGAGCGGGAAACCGGGGGGCTTCGATGTCAAAGCCCTGCGTGCCTTCCGCGTCCTCCGGCCCCTCCGCCTTGTCTCTGGCGTTCCAA GTCTTCACATCGTCCTCAACTCCATCATGAAAGCCATGGTGCCGCTCCTGCACATCGCCCTGCTCGTCCTCTTCGTCATCATCATCTATGCCATCATCGGCCTCGAGCTCTTCATCGGCCGCATGCACAAGACCTGTTTCTTCATCGGATCTG ATTTAGAATCGGAGGACGACCCCTCCCCTTGCGCTTTTTCGGGGCATGGCCGTGCCTGCCTGCAGAACAACACCGAGTGTCGGGGCCGCTGGGAGGGTCCCAACGGCGGCATCACCAACTTCGACAACTTCTTCTTTGCCATGCTCACCGTCTTCCAGTGCATCACCATGGAGGGCTGGACCGACGTCCTCTACTGG ATGCAGGACGCGATGGGGCACGAGCTACCCTGGATTTACTTTGTCAGCCTCGTCATCTTCGGCTCCTTCTTCGTCCTCAACttggtgctgggggtgctgagcGG GGAGTTCTCCAAGGAGCGTGAGAAGGCCAAGGCCCGCGGAGACTTCCAGAAGctgagggagaagcagcagatggAGGAAGATCTCCGGGGCTACATGGACTGGATCACCCAGGCTGAGGACCTGGAGGGTGACGAGGAGGAAGGGGAACACGAGAAGCACC GCCTGACCGCCGAGGACCTGATGGGGAAGCGGAAACCCCGGCTGAAGTGGTTGCGGCACGCCAGTCACTCCACCGACACCCACG ccagcCTTCCCGGCAGCGAGACAACGTCAGTCAACACTGAGACGGCGGGTGAGGAGGATGCGCAGCCGACTGCCTGTGACCGCTGCTT gggcaAAATTACAAAGACGAAATTTTG GCGCCGCCTACGCCGCCTGAACCGCCTGTGGCGCCGGCGGTGCCGCGGGGCGGTGAAATCTGTCTCCTTCTACTGGACCGTCTTGCTCCTGGTGTTCCTCAACACCCTCACCATCGCCTCCGAGCACCACGGGCAGCCCCAGTGGCTCACCGAAACGCAAG cttatgcCAACAAGGCGCTGCTGTCGTTGTTCGCCGCTGAGATGGTGCTAAAGCTGTACGCCCTGGGCCCCGCCTGTTACTTCGCCAGCTTCTTCAACCGCTTCGACTGCTTCGTGGTGTGTGGCGGGGTGCTGGAGACGGCGCTGGTGGAACGAGGGGCCATGGAGCCCCTGGGCATCTCCGTCCTGCGCTGCGTCCGCCTCCTCCGCGTCTTTAAAGTCACCCG GCACTGGGCATCACTGAGCAACTTGGTGGGCTCCTTGTTGAACTCCATGAAGTCCATCgcttccctcctgctcctgctcttcctcttcatcatcatcttcgCCCTGCTGGGCATGCAGCTCTTCGGGGGTCGCTTCAGCTTCGATGAGACCCAGACCAAGCGCAGCACCTTCGACACCTTCCCTCAGGCTCTGCTCACCGTCTTCCAG ATCCTGACTGGAGAGGACTGGAATGCGGTGATGTACGACGGGATCATGGCGTACGGTGGCCCCGTCTTCCCCGGAATGCTCGTCTGCGTCTACTTCGTCATCCTCTTCATCTGCGGGAACT ACATCCTCCTCAACGTCTTCTTGGCCATCGCGGTGGACAACTTGGCCGACGGCGACAACATCAACTCGGGGGGCGATAAAAA ggaCAAGCCTGGGGAGGCGGAGAGCGGCGCAGGGAGCCAGGACGTGAGTGTGAAG attgagggggagcagcagcaggaggaggaagaggaggaggaagagggcaGCGAGGAAG GTGATGAGGAGGCTGCGGGGGAGCGGGACAGTCTGGGGGGGGCCCGGCTGGAGACCCTGGAGGAACCCCCCAAACCCAAGGTGGTGCCGATCCCCGAGGGCAGCGCCTTcttcctgctgagcagcaccaATCC GCTGCGGGTGCGGTGCCACGCCCTCATCCACCACCACATCTTCACCAACCTCATCCTCGTCTTCATCATCCTGAGCAGCGTCTCGCTGGCTGCCGAGGACCCCGTCCGCGCCCACTCGCCCCGCAACCAC ATCTTGGGCTACTTTGACTACGCTTTCACCTCCATCTTCACCGTGGAGATCCTGCTTAAG ATGACGGCCTTTGGCGCCTTCCTGCACAAAGGCTCCTTCTGCCGCAACTGGTTCAACCTCCTCGACCTGCTGGTGGTCAGCGTCTCCCTCATCTCCTTCGGCATCCA CTCCAGCGCCATTTCGGTGGTGAAGATCCTGCGGGTCCTGCGCGTCCTGCGGCCCCTGCGAGCCATCAACCGCGCCAAGGGCCTCAAG CATGTGGTACAGTGCGTCTTCGTGGCCATCCGCACCATCGGCAACATCATGATCGTCACCACGCTGCTGCAGTTCATGTTCGCCTGCATCGGGGTGCAGCTCTTCAAG GGTAAGTTCTACAGCTGCACCGACGAGGCCAAGCATACGCCAGGAGAGTGCAA GGGCACCTTCCTGGTGTACAAGGACGGGGACGTCTCCCACCCCTCGGTGCGCGAGCGCCTGTGGCACAACAGCGACTTCAACTTTGACAACGTGCTGGCGGGGATGATGGCGCTCTTCACTGTCTCCACCTTCGAGGGCTGGCCCGC GTTGCTGTACAAGGCCATCGATGCCAATGCCGAGGACCAGGGTCCCATCTACAACTACCGGGTGGAGATCTCCATCTTCTTCATCGTCTACATCATCGTCATCGCCTTCTTCATGATGAACATCTTTGTCGGCTTCGTCATCATCACCTTCCGGGCGCAGGGGGAGAGCGAGTACCGCAACTGCGAGCTGGACAAGAACCAg CGGCAGTGCGTGGAGTACGCCCTGAAGGCGCAGCCGCTGCGACGCTACATCCCCAAGAACCGCACCCAGTACCGTGTCTGGGCCATGGTCAACTCCACCGCCTTCGAGTACATCATGTTCGTCCTCATCCTTCTCAACACTATCGCCCTGGCCGTCCAG CACTATGAGCAATCCAAGCCTTTCAACTACGTGATGGACCTGCTCAATATGGTGTTCACGGGGCTCTTCACTGTCGAGATGGTGCTGAAGATCATCGCCTTCAAACCACGG CACTACTTCTGCGATGCCTGGAACACCTTTGATGCCCTCATTGTGGTGGGCAGCGTGGTGGACATTGCTGTCACGGAGGTCAAC AATGGGGGTCACGTTGGCGAG AGCTCAGAGGACAGCTCCCGCATCTCCATCACCTTCTTCCGCCTCTTCCGGGTGATGCGTTTGGTGAAGCTGCTCTCCAAGGGCGAGGGCATCCGCACCCTGCTCTGGACTTTCGTCAAGTCCTTCCAG GCCCTGCCCTACGTCGCCCTCCTTATCGCCATGATCTTCTTCATCTACGCTGTCATTGGCATGCAG accTTCGGGAAGGTGGCGCTGCAGGACGGGACCCAGATCAACCGCAACAACAACTTCCAGACCTTCCCACAGGCcgtgctgctgctcttcag gtGCGCCACGGGGGAGGCCTGGCAGGAGATCATGCTGGCCAGCCTGCCAGGCAAGCGCTGCGACCCCGAGTCGGACACGGAGCCGGGGGAGGAGTTCACCTGCGGCAGCAACTTCGCCATCGCCTACTTCATCAGCTTCTTCATGCTCTGCGCCTTCCTG atCATCAACCTCTTTGTGGCCGTCATCATGGACAACTTCGACTACCTGACGCGCGACTGGTCCATCCTGGGCCCCCACCACCTGGACGAGTTCAAGCGCGTCTGGTCTGAGTACGACCCTGCCGCCAG GGGCCGCATCAAGCACCTCGACGTGGTGACGCTGCTGCGCCGGATCCAGCCCCCGCTGGGCTTTGGGAAGCTCTGCCCCCACCGCGTCGCCTGCAAG CGCCTGGTGGCCATGAACATGCCCCTGAACTCAGACGGCACCGTGACCTTCAACGCCACCCTCTTCGCCCTGGTCCGCACCTCACTCAAGATCAAGACAGAAG GGAACCTGGATGTGGCCAACAAGGAGCTGCGCGCTGTGATCAAGAAGATCTGGAAGAGGACGAAGCCCAAGCTGCTGGATGAGGTCATCCCCCCACCTGAGG aGGAGGAGGTCACCGTGGGCAAGTTCTACGCCACATTCCTGATCCAGGACTATTTCCGCAAGTTCCGGCGGCGGAAGGAGCGGGGGATGCTGGGCCCCAGCGCTGGCCCCAGCAACGAGTGTGCACTGCAG GCCGGGCTGCAGACGCTGCAGGCACTGGGACCCGAGATGCGGCGGGCGCTGAGCTGTGACCTGGAGGGGGATGTAGgacccaccagcacccaggaggagcaggagcagctgacTTATGCT GCCCCTGAGACACTGTACGGCtccgcccccagcccccccagcctgggggagcccccccaggcccccagcctggcccccacCAACGGGGAGGACCCCGCGCCCCTTCCCCACACCACCCCCCATCACCCAGGTGGCAG GCGGCGCGAGGAGGAGGGGGGCGAGGACGAGGCAGCACCTGCTGAGAGTGGTGAGGAGCCAGCGGGGGACGGCAGCCATGAGGAGGACCTGGAGGGctcagccccccgccgccggtgGGTGGGGGACAG GTCACCAGGGACCCTGCCCGCTCCCCAGCCCCCGCGCTGGGCTGGACAGGTGCCACGGGGAGGGTCGCTGCCGCTACCCGCCCGGCACTTCGCCCTCCACAACGGGACCCTCGAGGGGCAGCAGCTCAAGCGGCGCCGCCTGCTGCCCCCAACGCCCGCCGGCCGCAAGCCCTCCTTCACCATCCAGTGCCTGCGGCGCCAGGGCAGCTGCGACGACGAGCCCATCCCAGGCACCTACAACCCCTcgggcccccccggcccggcccggccacAG GGTTACGGCAGCTCCGAGACGTGGCGCCTGGGGGGCTCCTCGCAGGCCTGGGCCACGGCGCCCACCCGCGGGCACGTCCTCTACGCACCCCTCATCCTGGTGGAGGGCAGCCcgccgccggggcagggggctgtggggagcctGCCACCGCTCTCCCGCTGGTTCGTGGGGGACCGTGGTCCCCCTGGCCCCCTCCGCCTGCGGCCCTGCGGCCCACGGGAAGCGCTGGCCCGTGGCTCAGCTGACAGCCTGGTGGAAGCC gTGCTCATCtctgaggggctggggctgtttgCCCGCGACCCCAAGTTCGTGGCTGTGGCCAAGCGGGAGATCGCAGACGCCTGTGACATGACGATGGATGAGATGGAGAGTGCGGCCGCCGACCTGCTGacccgccgccggcccgccccACCACCCGCCAGCGCCGCCATCTACAGCGACGAGGAGCCGCTGCGGCCGCCGGCTGAGGAGGAGCTGGCGGATGAGATGGCCTGTGTCGGCGGGTTCTAG